One Brevibacillus choshinensis genomic window carries:
- a CDS encoding NAD(P)/FAD-dependent oxidoreductase, which translates to MKVDVAVIGGGPAGLTAAKEIASRGGSVVVVDENSTFGGKLLGQLHEEPEGNHWWKGGEIAAKLVGEAKAAGVTLMPQTQVWGLEAGWNVFIADICNRNLPCRNIQARAVLLATGAVEKPLAMPGWTLPGVMTVGAAQVLTNVYRVKPGKRVVIAGVDVLSLTIARALKLAGVEIAGIVLPGQSDFTEGRSNPVGVLNQLQTMAHLAPNPMLRAGGAFLSSRFGIQLAARFYPNNGLKVWGIPLQLKKALVAIHGEGQVTHAEIASIDSTGKIISGTSTAVPVDAVCLSGGLTPLGELAATAGCKFVRIDGLSGAVPLHSRTMETTVRNLYVAGNVTGVEGAKIAMEQGRVAGKSICRQLGIGQVGEQDVQIAIRKVEETREKSDIQFHMNIKEARTQLQKLWEQNQHLHASY; encoded by the coding sequence GTGAAAGTTGATGTTGCTGTAATCGGTGGAGGTCCGGCAGGCTTAACTGCCGCTAAAGAAATTGCTTCACGCGGCGGTTCTGTCGTCGTCGTAGATGAGAACAGCACATTCGGCGGCAAACTGTTGGGTCAGCTGCACGAGGAACCGGAAGGAAATCACTGGTGGAAGGGTGGAGAAATCGCGGCGAAGCTGGTCGGGGAGGCAAAAGCTGCGGGTGTAACACTCATGCCGCAAACACAAGTATGGGGATTGGAAGCAGGCTGGAATGTTTTTATTGCCGATATTTGCAACCGTAATCTCCCGTGTCGAAATATTCAGGCAAGAGCTGTCTTGCTTGCTACCGGGGCGGTCGAAAAACCGCTGGCAATGCCTGGCTGGACCCTGCCTGGGGTGATGACGGTTGGAGCCGCTCAGGTTTTGACGAATGTGTACCGAGTGAAGCCAGGGAAACGGGTTGTCATAGCGGGAGTTGATGTTTTGTCATTGACGATCGCCCGTGCCCTGAAGCTGGCAGGTGTAGAGATAGCAGGAATTGTTCTGCCTGGACAAAGCGATTTTACGGAAGGACGATCCAACCCTGTGGGCGTCCTGAACCAGCTGCAAACCATGGCCCATCTCGCTCCCAATCCAATGCTGCGGGCGGGCGGGGCTTTTCTCAGCAGCAGGTTTGGCATTCAGCTTGCCGCACGCTTTTATCCCAACAACGGACTGAAGGTGTGGGGAATCCCGCTCCAACTGAAAAAAGCGCTTGTCGCTATTCACGGTGAAGGGCAGGTAACTCACGCTGAGATTGCCTCGATTGATTCTACCGGTAAGATCATTTCCGGGACATCGACTGCTGTTCCCGTTGATGCCGTATGCCTATCAGGCGGGTTGACCCCGCTTGGAGAATTGGCAGCAACGGCAGGGTGCAAATTTGTTCGCATCGATGGATTAAGCGGGGCTGTTCCCCTGCATAGCCGTACGATGGAAACAACCGTGAGAAACTTATACGTTGCGGGGAATGTCACGGGCGTTGAAGGAGCCAAGATTGCCATGGAACAGGGGAGAGTCGCTGGAAAAAGCATTTGTAGACAGCTGGGGATCGGACAGGTCGGCGAGCAGGATGTGCAGATTGCTATACGTAAGGTGGAGGAGACGCGAGAGAAGAGCGACATCCAGTTTCACATGAATATTAAGGAAGCAAGGACCCAGCTGCAAAAGCTTTGGGAGCAAAATCAGCATCTGCATGCTTCCTACTAA
- a CDS encoding NAD(P)/FAD-dependent oxidoreductase, whose translation MDKNVDRLTLLSLNVETTTTETAYKMNQVYHTLHDYIFGALDRTSRSSRAHRVLIVGGGLVGIMTAFFLYQEGYQVTVVESKSFGAAASGRNGGGVLALGRELEEVPFVRVSMDLWEQLSEVGIDTRFIRSGHAMVAMNDVEVEKLGKAHELYRIAGLETMFLEPDQVIKLLPDIHPQNRGALFSPIDGQSYPFTTIASMIEWLTQRGVKFISHCEVKDFTVRGGMITAAQTEHGGLTADTFILCTGPWTQFAGKLLQLHLPIIPRRSQIMVTEILEQRRMDPFVSGNGLYLRQTHTGNILYGGGGPWEVTSFDVTNTAKAIKLLSTRFVELFPEYHTKHLIRSFAGTVEITPDHFPLFGAITEYTNLYVSGGYNGHGYGMSAVMGKLLSRMIAAEHADKEIPLRIRELIGHFSPSRFASGQTTDSKHGVNRYG comes from the coding sequence ATGGATAAAAACGTTGACCGCTTAACGCTGCTCTCTTTGAATGTAGAAACGACGACAACTGAAACAGCGTATAAAATGAACCAGGTATACCATACGTTGCATGACTATATCTTTGGAGCATTGGATCGTACAAGCAGATCTTCGCGTGCTCACAGGGTGTTGATCGTGGGCGGTGGTCTGGTCGGCATCATGACCGCATTCTTCCTTTATCAGGAAGGCTACCAAGTGACCGTGGTAGAAAGCAAATCTTTTGGTGCTGCTGCTTCTGGCAGAAATGGCGGTGGGGTGCTCGCTCTCGGGCGTGAATTGGAGGAGGTTCCCTTTGTCAGGGTTTCCATGGACTTATGGGAGCAGTTATCAGAGGTTGGGATCGATACTCGGTTCATCCGCTCGGGACATGCAATGGTGGCAATGAATGATGTGGAAGTGGAAAAGCTGGGCAAAGCGCATGAATTATACCGAATCGCCGGATTGGAGACCATGTTCCTTGAACCGGACCAGGTAATCAAATTGCTCCCGGATATCCATCCGCAAAACAGAGGAGCGTTGTTCAGCCCGATCGATGGCCAGAGTTACCCATTTACGACCATTGCAAGCATGATCGAATGGCTGACACAGCGCGGTGTGAAGTTTATCAGCCACTGTGAAGTAAAGGATTTTACCGTGAGGGGCGGGATGATTACCGCCGCGCAAACCGAACACGGGGGACTCACTGCAGACACGTTCATCCTCTGTACGGGGCCTTGGACGCAATTTGCGGGAAAACTTCTTCAGCTTCATCTGCCGATCATTCCGCGCAGATCGCAAATCATGGTAACGGAAATTCTGGAGCAGAGACGAATGGATCCATTCGTATCGGGAAACGGACTCTATTTACGACAGACGCATACCGGCAATATTTTGTACGGCGGCGGCGGTCCTTGGGAAGTGACGAGCTTTGATGTAACGAACACGGCAAAAGCAATCAAGCTGCTGTCTACCAGGTTTGTCGAGCTGTTTCCTGAATACCATACGAAGCACCTGATCCGCTCATTTGCCGGAACGGTGGAGATCACACCCGATCACTTTCCGCTGTTCGGAGCGATTACAGAGTATACCAATCTGTATGTTTCCGGAGGGTATAACGGACACGGTTACGGCATGTCGGCAGTTATGGGAAAGCTGCTTTCCAGGATGATTGCCGCAGAGCATGCCGACAAGGAAATCCCGCTGCGGATCAGAGAATTGATTGGCCATTTTTCTCCGTCTCGTTTCGCATCTGGGCAAACGACAGACTCAAAACATGGGGTGAACCGTTATGGATAG
- a CDS encoding (2Fe-2S)-binding protein produces MDRADYLICRCEEVSRHEIDAAIRQGVRTSQEIKMKTRAGMGTCQGRVCRSLLEAFVSEEYSKIVEHPSSLTIHHPVRPIHIGQLVERDQS; encoded by the coding sequence ATGGATAGAGCCGACTACCTGATTTGCCGATGTGAAGAGGTCAGCCGCCATGAGATTGATGCAGCGATCAGGCAAGGTGTCCGTACATCACAGGAGATTAAGATGAAGACCAGAGCCGGAATGGGAACCTGTCAGGGGCGAGTATGCCGGAGTCTGCTAGAGGCATTCGTGAGTGAAGAATACAGCAAAATAGTCGAGCATCCGAGTTCGCTCACCATCCATCATCCTGTGCGTCCCATCCATATCGGACAGCTAGTTGAGAGGGATCAGTCATGA
- a CDS encoding (2Fe-2S)-binding protein: MRVISHPVFTPNKVEEVSFTYAGRPYTGHKGESIAAALLANGVRTLRHSEKSGEARGLYCGIGHCYECRIHLAGAGEIRACITPVDEGMILTPKRGGTGCES; encoded by the coding sequence ATGAGAGTCATTTCGCACCCTGTCTTTACACCGAATAAAGTAGAAGAAGTATCGTTTACGTATGCAGGCAGACCGTATACGGGACATAAAGGAGAAAGCATCGCCGCCGCCCTTTTGGCCAATGGGGTTCGCACTTTGCGGCATTCCGAAAAAAGCGGAGAAGCACGCGGACTTTACTGCGGCATCGGCCATTGCTACGAATGCCGAATTCATTTGGCCGGCGCGGGTGAAATTCGCGCCTGCATCACACCTGTCGATGAGGGAATGATTCTAACACCAAAGAGAGGGGGGACAGGCTGTGAAAGTTGA